Proteins co-encoded in one Burkholderia ambifaria AMMD genomic window:
- a CDS encoding ABC transporter substrate-binding protein: MKKLSVLAAAAILCAMFGAHAQAAGGEIAVIVKTANSNYWQNVQKGATAAMANAKGYTMTFQGPAAESAIADEVNMVENAVNRHVAGIVLAPSDPDALVPAMKKAWEAHIPVVLIDSTVSDAGKQYYQSFLSTDNAKAGELCAKAMIDRVGQTGKVAVMSYVPGAGSEVGRVGGFRKYIAAHSKLQVVGPFYSQSQMANALNQTTDVLSANPDLKGIFGANEPTAVGMGRALQQSGKGGKVVAIGFDGNQDLQGFVRDGTIQAIAVQSSYQMGYKGIETLVNVIERKPVSKQVDTGVLMVEKQNLDSPAAKNVLY; encoded by the coding sequence ATGAAAAAACTATCCGTACTGGCAGCGGCGGCAATCTTGTGCGCGATGTTCGGCGCGCATGCGCAGGCCGCCGGAGGCGAAATTGCCGTGATCGTGAAGACGGCCAATTCGAACTACTGGCAGAACGTGCAGAAAGGCGCCACCGCCGCCATGGCCAATGCGAAGGGATACACGATGACGTTCCAGGGTCCCGCCGCGGAATCGGCGATCGCCGACGAAGTCAACATGGTCGAGAACGCGGTGAACCGGCATGTCGCCGGCATCGTCCTCGCGCCGTCGGATCCGGATGCACTCGTGCCGGCCATGAAGAAAGCGTGGGAAGCACATATTCCGGTGGTGTTGATCGACTCGACCGTATCCGATGCCGGCAAGCAGTACTACCAGTCGTTCCTGTCGACCGACAACGCGAAAGCCGGTGAGCTCTGCGCGAAGGCGATGATCGACCGCGTCGGGCAGACCGGCAAGGTCGCGGTCATGTCGTACGTGCCGGGTGCCGGTTCGGAAGTCGGCCGCGTCGGCGGATTCCGCAAGTACATCGCCGCGCATTCGAAGTTGCAGGTGGTGGGGCCGTTCTATTCGCAGTCGCAGATGGCGAATGCGCTGAACCAGACGACCGACGTCCTGTCGGCGAACCCCGACCTCAAGGGCATTTTCGGCGCCAACGAACCGACCGCCGTCGGGATGGGGCGCGCGCTGCAGCAGTCGGGCAAAGGCGGCAAGGTCGTGGCGATCGGTTTCGACGGCAATCAGGACCTCCAAGGATTCGTTCGAGACGGCACGATTCAGGCCATCGCCGTTCAGAGCTCGTACCAGATGGGCTACAAGGGCATCGAGACCCTCGTCAACGTGATCGAGCGCAAGCCTGTTTCCAAGCAGGTGGACACGGGCGTGCTGATGGTCGAAAAGCAGAACCTCGACTCGCCCGCGGCGAAGAACGTCCTGTACTGA
- a CDS encoding RebB family R body protein, translating to MAEKCQVCQVNPAITDAVTQVNVKVVAEAPAMAMGSLYQAQSHSLSILFENAVQQQSQAAIQSQTSTNVGTMQLYTIGPESAGAAATEIGSNGIISLLADVIAIGKAVAR from the coding sequence ATGGCTGAAAAGTGTCAAGTGTGCCAGGTCAATCCCGCGATTACGGATGCGGTCACACAGGTCAACGTCAAGGTGGTCGCCGAAGCGCCGGCAATGGCGATGGGCTCGCTGTACCAGGCCCAAAGTCATTCGCTGAGCATCCTGTTCGAGAACGCGGTGCAACAGCAATCGCAGGCCGCGATCCAGTCGCAGACGTCGACGAACGTGGGGACGATGCAGCTCTACACGATCGGGCCGGAAAGCGCGGGCGCGGCCGCCACGGAAATCGGCTCGAACGGGATCATCTCGCTGCTGGCCGACGTGATCGCGATCGGCAAGGCGGTGGCACGTTAA
- a CDS encoding RNA polymerase sigma factor, protein MTTSNPHAAPPAASQAQQLDRTWREMQGKLRRRARLLCKGDIYRADELLSDTALKVHIYLQRSPERVRNLAGFLFLALNHAFLSGARQRQRENGMLEYDSSWDDDHVAELAGHAPSMEQQLVHRQQLLRLDQALSMLPQQQQMLFTLKFEEDMPYPHIAATLGINEPLARKRVELLRKKLRDGLA, encoded by the coding sequence ATGACAACCTCGAACCCGCACGCTGCCCCGCCGGCCGCGTCACAGGCGCAGCAGCTCGATCGTACGTGGCGTGAAATGCAGGGGAAATTGCGGCGGCGCGCGCGCCTCTTGTGCAAGGGGGACATTTACCGTGCCGACGAACTGCTTTCGGATACCGCACTCAAGGTTCACATTTACCTGCAGCGTTCGCCCGAGCGTGTTCGGAACCTGGCCGGCTTTCTCTTTCTGGCGCTAAACCACGCGTTCCTCTCTGGCGCGCGCCAGCGTCAGCGCGAAAACGGCATGCTCGAATACGACTCGAGCTGGGACGACGATCACGTCGCCGAGCTGGCGGGCCACGCACCGTCGATGGAGCAGCAATTGGTGCACCGACAGCAACTGCTGCGTCTCGACCAGGCGCTGTCGATGCTCCCGCAGCAGCAGCAGATGCTGTTCACGCTGAAGTTCGAGGAGGACATGCCGTATCCGCATATCGCGGCGACGCTCGGCATCAACGAGCCGCTTGCCAGAAAGCGCGTCGAGCTGCTGCGCAAGAAATTGCGCGACGGCCTCGCTTGA
- a CDS encoding UxaA family hydrolase — MNDRMVVTLHGDDNVAVALRTFEAGTTIEVNGLSMIAVTSIPAGHKIATRRIVRGSPVIKYRQTIGVALNDIAPGEHVHVHNVGMPEHHAHRAAHIDAGHALAPADRLETFQGFVRADGQVGTRNYIGVIASVNCSASVCHAIADAFKGDAMAPFESVDGVVAITHQSGCGMSATGDGIAVLRRTLTGYACNPNFAAVLLVGLGCEVNQVGALATSVETTHGAPVRTLVVQDEGGVRETVARGVAIVREMLTAANRMTRTEVPAARLKVGLQCGGSDGYSGITANPALGAAVDLLVRHGGTAILSETPEIYGAEHLLTARASGVVAERLLDKLRWWERYAGESGGDMNNNPSPGNKAGGITTILEKSLGAVSKGGSSPLNAVYDYADRVSESGLVFMDTPGYDPVSATGQIAGGANLVCFTTGRGSVFGSKPVPTIKLATTTGLFERMRSDMDFNGGEIVDGSLSVGQAGAQLFRLMLDVASGVRTCSEQNGMGDREFVPWLRGPIM, encoded by the coding sequence ATGAATGATCGGATGGTCGTCACTCTTCACGGCGACGACAACGTAGCGGTGGCATTGAGAACGTTCGAGGCCGGCACGACAATTGAAGTGAACGGCCTGTCGATGATCGCTGTGACGTCCATTCCGGCGGGCCACAAGATAGCGACCCGTCGCATCGTGCGAGGCAGCCCGGTGATCAAGTACCGGCAAACGATCGGTGTCGCGCTGAACGATATCGCGCCCGGCGAGCATGTTCACGTTCATAACGTCGGGATGCCCGAGCATCACGCGCATCGTGCCGCGCACATCGATGCCGGTCACGCGCTCGCGCCGGCAGACCGATTGGAGACGTTTCAGGGTTTCGTGCGCGCGGACGGACAGGTTGGCACACGCAACTACATCGGGGTCATCGCCAGCGTCAACTGTTCCGCCAGCGTCTGTCACGCGATTGCGGACGCGTTCAAGGGCGACGCGATGGCTCCGTTCGAATCGGTGGACGGCGTAGTTGCGATCACGCATCAGAGCGGCTGCGGGATGTCCGCAACCGGAGACGGCATCGCCGTACTTCGTCGCACGCTGACCGGCTACGCGTGCAATCCGAACTTCGCGGCCGTGCTGCTGGTGGGCCTCGGTTGCGAGGTGAACCAGGTCGGTGCCCTTGCAACGTCCGTTGAAACAACGCACGGTGCGCCGGTCAGGACCCTCGTCGTCCAGGATGAAGGCGGCGTGCGCGAAACCGTCGCGCGCGGCGTCGCGATCGTCCGCGAAATGCTGACGGCAGCCAATCGCATGACGCGTACCGAAGTTCCCGCCGCGCGGCTGAAAGTGGGCCTGCAATGCGGCGGCTCCGACGGCTACTCGGGGATCACCGCGAATCCCGCGCTCGGCGCAGCGGTTGATCTGCTCGTTCGCCACGGTGGCACCGCCATTCTTTCCGAGACACCGGAGATCTACGGTGCCGAACATTTGCTGACCGCACGCGCTTCCGGCGTCGTAGCCGAGCGGCTCCTCGACAAGCTGCGCTGGTGGGAACGGTATGCGGGCGAATCGGGCGGCGACATGAACAACAACCCTTCGCCCGGCAACAAGGCCGGCGGCATCACGACCATTCTCGAAAAGTCGCTCGGCGCGGTTTCGAAGGGCGGCAGCAGCCCGCTCAACGCCGTCTATGACTATGCCGACCGCGTATCGGAGTCGGGCCTGGTCTTCATGGACACGCCCGGCTACGACCCGGTATCCGCAACCGGACAGATCGCCGGCGGCGCCAATCTGGTGTGCTTTACGACGGGGCGCGGCTCAGTGTTCGGCTCCAAGCCGGTTCCCACCATCAAGCTGGCGACGACCACCGGACTATTCGAGCGGATGCGCTCGGATATGGACTTCAATGGTGGCGAGATCGTCGACGGTTCGCTTTCCGTCGGGCAGGCCGGGGCGCAACTGTTCCGGTTGATGCTGGACGTCGCGTCGGGCGTACGCACCTGCAGCGAGCAGAACGGCATGGGCGACCGCGAGTTCGTGCCCTGGCTGCGCGGCCCGATCATGTGA
- a CDS encoding RebB family R body protein, producing MGNENDPIIGDPTDACDCKTCAVNAAITDAVTQTNVKVVGEAPAMATGSLYQAQSHSLSVLFENAVQQQSQAAVQLPTSTNVGTMQLYTLGPASAGAAATEIGSSGVLSVLADVLAIGKALA from the coding sequence ATGGGAAACGAAAACGATCCGATCATTGGCGACCCGACCGACGCCTGCGACTGCAAGACCTGCGCGGTCAATGCCGCGATCACCGATGCGGTCACGCAGACCAACGTCAAGGTCGTGGGCGAAGCGCCCGCGATGGCGACGGGCTCGCTGTACCAGGCCCAGAGCCATTCGCTCAGCGTGCTGTTCGAAAACGCCGTGCAGCAGCAGTCGCAGGCCGCGGTGCAACTGCCGACGTCGACGAACGTGGGGACGATGCAGCTCTACACGCTCGGGCCGGCGAGCGCGGGCGCCGCCGCAACGGAAATCGGCTCGAGCGGCGTGCTTTCCGTGCTGGCTGACGTGCTCGCGATCGGCAAGGCGCTCGCCTGA
- a CDS encoding Crp/Fnr family transcriptional regulator: protein MSVARTSLPPKCRRVRTARRLFRYLHYFFTQYQKQRFPLGGRIVKQPRTENMPALANARTLRNIRILTDLPESLLAHVERHLMPWPEHGNRMLFFKGDPEEFVAFVHRGRVYKTLHEPGGREIILGHSVPGELIGESTLLRAHRRSFTAQLSHDCRISLLHRQHFAPLRANADFMERIYEQLCLHIHELSDFAESACLYRLEARLARHLLNRMQGNDVEVALPENQSILAAMLNVSRPRLNGTLQKMQRDGLIRLHEHGVTIEKPERLRYIADAN, encoded by the coding sequence ATGTCGGTCGCCCGAACGTCATTGCCGCCAAAGTGCCGTCGCGTCCGGACTGCTCGTCGATTATTTCGGTATCTTCATTATTTTTTCACGCAGTACCAGAAGCAGCGTTTTCCGCTAGGTGGCCGCATCGTCAAACAACCTCGCACGGAAAACATGCCTGCCCTTGCTAACGCTCGAACGCTGCGCAATATACGGATACTCACCGATCTTCCGGAAAGCCTGCTCGCCCACGTCGAGCGGCATCTCATGCCGTGGCCCGAACACGGCAACCGAATGTTGTTCTTCAAGGGCGACCCGGAAGAATTCGTCGCCTTCGTACACCGCGGCCGCGTCTACAAGACACTGCACGAACCCGGCGGACGCGAAATCATTCTCGGCCATTCGGTGCCGGGCGAACTCATCGGTGAAAGCACCCTCCTTCGCGCGCACCGGCGCAGCTTCACCGCCCAGTTGAGTCACGACTGCCGCATTTCGCTGCTGCATCGCCAGCACTTCGCGCCGCTGCGGGCCAACGCCGATTTCATGGAGCGCATCTACGAGCAGCTGTGCCTGCACATCCACGAGTTGAGCGACTTCGCCGAATCGGCGTGCCTGTACCGGCTCGAAGCAAGGCTCGCGCGCCATCTGCTGAATCGCATGCAAGGGAACGACGTCGAAGTGGCACTGCCGGAGAATCAGAGCATCCTGGCCGCGATGCTCAACGTCAGCCGTCCGCGACTGAACGGCACGCTGCAGAAGATGCAGCGCGACGGCCTGATCCGGCTGCACGAACACGGTGTGACGATCGAGAAACCGGAGCGGCTCCGGTATATCGCCGACGCCAATTGA
- a CDS encoding RebB family R body protein — protein sequence MADKVNEQVTDALTQTNVNVVAGSPAQALGTLYQMFSQAVGISAQNMTQQQAALNQISNAVVSKAVAMILSVEASPKGASAGASGAASGGAPHGATSGPHTGTTH from the coding sequence GTGGCAGACAAAGTCAATGAGCAGGTTACCGACGCGCTGACGCAGACCAATGTCAACGTCGTGGCCGGATCCCCGGCCCAGGCGCTGGGCACGCTTTACCAGATGTTCAGCCAGGCCGTCGGCATCTCCGCACAGAACATGACGCAGCAGCAGGCGGCGCTCAACCAGATTTCGAATGCCGTCGTGTCGAAAGCGGTGGCGATGATCCTGTCCGTCGAAGCGTCGCCGAAGGGGGCGTCGGCGGGCGCATCGGGCGCCGCATCGGGTGGCGCGCCGCACGGCGCGACGAGCGGGCCGCACACGGGTACCACGCATTAG
- a CDS encoding RebB family R body protein translates to MPEQASAAIADAVTQANVKVVGEAPAVALGTLMQSNSHASAVLLHNAVQMQANQAASNLAATTVGIMQLYAGSPVAAAAAARSSNDSFVSQLAAVAQLMNAIGHWRS, encoded by the coding sequence ATGCCGGAACAGGCCTCCGCCGCGATTGCCGATGCAGTCACGCAAGCCAACGTCAAGGTGGTGGGCGAAGCGCCCGCCGTGGCCTTGGGCACGCTCATGCAGTCGAACAGCCACGCGTCCGCGGTCCTGCTTCACAACGCGGTGCAGATGCAGGCGAACCAGGCGGCGTCCAACCTCGCCGCGACGACCGTCGGCATCATGCAGCTCTATGCCGGCTCGCCGGTGGCGGCGGCTGCCGCGGCACGATCGTCGAACGACAGCTTCGTGTCGCAACTGGCCGCCGTCGCGCAGTTGATGAACGCCATCGGTCACTGGCGCAGCTGA
- a CDS encoding amidohydrolase family protein gives MTFRIDAHQHFWQMASRDGYWPPQTLDAIYRDFGPQDLEPLLARSGVQRTVVVQSLPTQEDTRYLLDVASRTSFVAAVVGWVDLKSTDAPADIASLARDPKFRGIRPMLQDLADDDWIDDPVLEPAIDAMLAHDLAFDALVTPRHLPALLAFARRYPRLRIVIDHAAKPPIASGRSEAWHVAMSELAAHPNVHCKLSGLWTEAGPHPDLLRVEPYVRAVCDWFGASRLIWGSDWPVSRLAGHFGDYGAWLAWCEQCCDRFLGPDARARVFGGNACHFYRIDRPSGDQHAQ, from the coding sequence GTGACGTTCCGCATCGACGCTCATCAACACTTCTGGCAGATGGCCAGTCGCGACGGTTATTGGCCCCCGCAAACGCTGGACGCCATCTATCGGGACTTCGGTCCGCAGGATCTCGAACCGCTGCTTGCGCGCTCCGGTGTGCAGCGGACCGTCGTTGTCCAGTCGCTACCGACTCAGGAAGACACGCGCTATCTGCTCGACGTTGCATCCCGGACGAGCTTCGTGGCGGCCGTCGTCGGATGGGTGGACCTCAAATCGACGGATGCGCCGGCCGATATCGCGTCGCTCGCCCGTGATCCGAAATTCCGCGGCATTCGCCCGATGCTGCAGGATCTTGCCGATGACGACTGGATCGACGATCCGGTTCTCGAGCCGGCCATCGACGCCATGCTCGCGCACGATCTCGCTTTCGATGCACTCGTCACGCCGCGCCATTTGCCCGCGCTGCTCGCGTTCGCGCGCCGCTACCCGCGCCTTCGCATCGTGATCGATCACGCCGCGAAGCCACCCATCGCATCGGGCCGAAGTGAAGCGTGGCACGTTGCGATGAGCGAACTCGCCGCGCATCCGAACGTGCACTGCAAGCTCTCCGGACTGTGGACGGAAGCCGGCCCGCATCCCGATCTCCTGCGCGTCGAACCGTACGTGCGCGCGGTCTGCGACTGGTTCGGCGCGTCCCGGCTGATCTGGGGCAGCGACTGGCCCGTCTCGCGCCTTGCCGGCCATTTTGGTGACTACGGCGCGTGGCTCGCATGGTGCGAACAATGCTGCGACCGCTTCCTCGGGCCCGACGCACGTGCGCGCGTTTTCGGCGGCAATGCATGCCACTTCTACAGAATCGATCGGCCGTCCGGCGATCAACACGCTCAATAA
- a CDS encoding aldo/keto reductase — protein MKAIATHALPRSGLVMSTLGFGCSQLGGLYKAMSTADAHALVDWAWDAGIRYFDTAPFYGYTLSERRVGQSLQARARKRYVLSTKVGRLMRPDDTVQPGDDGWAHPLPFRPHFDYTFDGIMRSYEDSQQRLGMRTIDILYVHDIGAATHGDRHAHYWEQLTRGGGFRALAELRDARAISAIGLGVNEWEVAVDAMQEADLDVVLLAGRYTLLEQEALSPLLDRCVRNDVRIVAGGVFNSGVLVGNGKFNYADAPAEVIRKVARLADVCAGFGVPLAAAALQFPLAHPAVVSCVVGARSIEQLQKNIAWLETPLPPELWTALQHDGLITAAAPVPEVCA, from the coding sequence ATGAAAGCCATTGCAACGCACGCGCTACCCCGTAGCGGATTGGTCATGAGCACACTGGGCTTCGGTTGCTCGCAACTGGGCGGCCTCTACAAGGCGATGTCGACCGCCGACGCCCATGCGCTCGTCGACTGGGCGTGGGATGCCGGCATCCGCTATTTCGACACCGCGCCGTTCTACGGCTACACGCTGTCGGAGCGGCGCGTCGGACAATCGCTGCAGGCGCGGGCGCGCAAACGCTATGTACTGAGCACCAAGGTCGGCCGGCTCATGCGGCCCGACGATACGGTTCAGCCCGGCGACGACGGTTGGGCGCACCCGTTGCCGTTCCGGCCTCACTTCGACTATACGTTCGACGGCATCATGCGTTCGTACGAGGACAGCCAGCAACGCCTCGGCATGCGCACAATCGACATCCTCTATGTTCACGACATCGGTGCCGCCACGCACGGCGATCGGCATGCCCACTACTGGGAACAGCTGACCCGCGGAGGCGGATTCCGGGCGCTCGCCGAGCTGCGCGATGCCCGTGCCATTTCCGCCATCGGACTCGGCGTCAACGAGTGGGAAGTCGCCGTCGATGCGATGCAGGAGGCGGATCTCGACGTCGTGCTCCTCGCGGGCCGCTACACGCTGCTCGAACAGGAGGCGCTTTCGCCGTTGCTCGATAGATGCGTGCGCAACGATGTCCGGATCGTCGCCGGAGGCGTGTTCAACTCGGGCGTGCTGGTCGGAAACGGCAAGTTCAACTATGCGGATGCGCCGGCCGAAGTGATCCGAAAAGTCGCGCGTCTCGCCGACGTATGTGCCGGCTTCGGCGTACCGCTTGCCGCGGCCGCACTTCAGTTTCCGCTGGCGCACCCGGCCGTGGTGTCCTGCGTGGTCGGGGCGCGCAGTATCGAGCAGTTGCAGAAGAACATCGCATGGCTCGAAACGCCGCTTCCGCCGGAGCTGTGGACTGCGTTGCAACACGATGGGCTGATCACCGCAGCCGCGCCGGTTCCGGAGGTGTGCGCGTGA
- a CDS encoding zinc-binding alcohol dehydrogenase family protein encodes MLSIICESPGVLRHEDRAPPSRADGEILLRVQRVGICGTDMHIYSGNQPYLQYPRVMGHELSAIVAEADPGAHVVPGDAVYVMPYLSCGQCIACRQGKTNCCVNIKVLGVHRDGALTEYLSVPAQFVHKAEGVTLDQAAMIEFLAIGAHAVRRAAVSAGQRILVVGAGPIGMAAMLFAQLRGAHVTCLDTRADRLAFCQEHFAVATVQTGPTDVDELSTMTNGEFFDVVFDATGNVKAMNRGFEFIAHGGKYVLISIVPGEITFSDPEFHKREATLLGSRNATAEDFETVLDAMRAGRIPDKALNTHRMSLSDVPVEFPKLMEPGQTVVKALVEC; translated from the coding sequence ATGCTCAGCATCATTTGCGAATCGCCCGGCGTACTGCGCCACGAAGATCGCGCACCGCCTTCCCGCGCCGATGGCGAGATATTGTTGCGCGTGCAGCGAGTCGGTATTTGCGGCACCGACATGCATATCTATTCGGGCAATCAACCGTACCTGCAATATCCGCGCGTCATGGGCCATGAACTGTCCGCGATCGTGGCCGAGGCCGATCCCGGCGCGCATGTCGTGCCAGGAGACGCGGTCTATGTGATGCCCTATCTGTCATGCGGACAGTGCATCGCGTGCCGACAGGGCAAGACCAATTGCTGCGTCAACATCAAGGTGCTCGGCGTGCATCGCGACGGCGCGTTGACCGAATATCTGTCGGTGCCCGCGCAGTTCGTGCACAAGGCCGAAGGGGTCACGCTGGACCAGGCGGCAATGATCGAATTCCTGGCCATCGGTGCGCACGCGGTGCGGCGTGCTGCCGTGTCCGCCGGCCAAAGAATCCTCGTGGTCGGTGCGGGGCCGATCGGCATGGCGGCGATGCTGTTCGCCCAGCTGAGAGGCGCACACGTCACGTGCCTGGACACGCGCGCCGATCGCCTTGCGTTCTGCCAAGAACACTTCGCCGTTGCGACGGTGCAGACGGGGCCGACCGACGTCGACGAATTGTCGACGATGACCAACGGCGAGTTCTTCGACGTGGTGTTCGATGCGACGGGTAACGTGAAGGCCATGAATCGCGGTTTCGAGTTCATTGCCCACGGCGGCAAGTACGTGCTGATTTCGATTGTCCCCGGCGAGATCACGTTCTCCGATCCGGAGTTTCACAAGCGCGAAGCCACCCTGCTCGGCAGCCGCAACGCCACCGCCGAAGACTTCGAGACGGTCCTCGACGCGATGCGCGCCGGCCGCATTCCGGACAAGGCGCTCAATACACATCGGATGAGCCTGTCGGACGTTCCCGTCGAGTTCCCGAAACTGATGGAACCCGGGCAGACCGTCGTCAAGGCGCTGGTCGAGTGCTGA
- a CDS encoding L-rhamnose mutarotase produces MRYCLALDLKDDPDLIARYEEHHRAVWPDVLRHLREHGVRGMEIFRLGTRMTMVMDTDDAVFNAERMAKAAEANPTVRAWEDVMWTFQAPTPWTPAGLKWTPMTCIFDLRTQT; encoded by the coding sequence ATGCGCTACTGTCTCGCACTGGATCTGAAAGACGATCCTGATCTGATCGCTCGCTACGAGGAGCATCACCGTGCCGTATGGCCCGACGTGCTGCGGCATCTTCGCGAGCATGGGGTGCGCGGTATGGAAATTTTCCGCCTCGGCACGCGCATGACGATGGTGATGGACACCGATGACGCGGTGTTCAATGCCGAACGCATGGCCAAAGCCGCGGAAGCAAATCCGACGGTTCGTGCTTGGGAAGACGTGATGTGGACATTCCAGGCCCCAACGCCGTGGACACCGGCCGGTTTGAAGTGGACACCGATGACCTGCATATTCGATCTGCGAACGCAGACGTGA
- a CDS encoding D-mannonate oxidoreductase, translating to MSEPILQFGTSRFLQAHVALFVSQALERGDAIGGIRMVQTTDNPASHARIAALAQSGSYPVKIRGREHGAIVDTVVHCRAVRAAWIADRDWAMIRHAVTHDVRVIVSNTGDAGYRLDERDSPALLALESHVPRSFPAKLLTLLHARWRARPGAGVSIFPCELVARNGDTLRTLVIGLAEQWALPAPFVTYLSQRCIWVNSLVDRIVSEPIEPVGAVAEPYALWAIERQPGMELPCTHEHIVVTDDLLSHERLKLFFLNVGHTWLADQWLVQRRSSAQTVFDAMNDTTLREGIEGVWGEEVLPVFDALGMRVRAEQYVASVRERFLNPYLNHHIADIAGNHVEKVRRRILPLIELADSLGVAPDQTRLRDTLARHGVTPSTKEANAS from the coding sequence ATGAGTGAACCGATTCTTCAGTTTGGCACCAGCCGGTTTCTCCAGGCCCATGTCGCCCTGTTCGTATCGCAGGCGCTGGAGCGTGGCGATGCGATCGGCGGGATCCGCATGGTGCAGACCACCGACAATCCGGCAAGCCATGCGCGCATCGCCGCTTTGGCCCAGTCAGGCAGTTATCCGGTGAAGATCCGCGGCAGGGAACACGGCGCGATCGTGGATACGGTCGTCCACTGCCGCGCCGTGCGCGCCGCGTGGATCGCCGATCGCGACTGGGCGATGATCCGGCATGCGGTCACGCATGACGTCCGCGTGATTGTGTCGAACACGGGCGACGCCGGCTACCGTCTCGACGAGCGCGATTCGCCGGCGCTGCTCGCGCTGGAGAGTCACGTCCCGCGCAGCTTCCCCGCCAAGCTGCTCACGCTGCTGCATGCACGATGGCGCGCACGGCCCGGTGCGGGCGTGTCGATCTTTCCGTGCGAACTCGTCGCGCGCAACGGCGACACGCTGCGCACGCTGGTCATCGGCCTCGCTGAACAATGGGCGCTGCCCGCGCCCTTCGTCACGTACCTGTCGCAACGATGCATCTGGGTCAACTCGCTGGTCGACCGGATCGTGTCCGAACCGATCGAACCGGTGGGCGCCGTGGCCGAGCCCTACGCGCTCTGGGCCATCGAACGACAACCGGGCATGGAACTGCCGTGCACGCACGAACATATCGTCGTGACCGACGACCTGCTCAGCCACGAGCGGCTCAAGCTGTTCTTTCTGAACGTCGGGCATACCTGGCTTGCCGACCAGTGGCTCGTGCAGCGCCGCAGCAGCGCGCAGACCGTGTTCGACGCGATGAACGATACGACGCTGCGCGAGGGCATCGAGGGCGTCTGGGGCGAGGAAGTCCTGCCCGTGTTCGATGCGCTCGGGATGCGCGTTCGCGCTGAGCAATACGTTGCAAGCGTGCGCGAACGGTTTCTTAATCCGTATCTGAACCATCACATCGCGGACATTGCCGGCAACCATGTCGAAAAGGTCCGGCGGCGGATTCTGCCGCTGATCGAACTGGCCGATTCGCTCGGGGTCGCGCCTGATCAGACGCGGCTGCGCGATACGCTCGCGCGGCATGGCGTGACACCCTCAACCAAAGAGGCAAATGCATCATGA